CTGTGACATATCAAGGCTGAGTACATAAAGGTGATCTCATTGGTAACGCTTCAACcttcaaaaacaacctgcgcttatctttaaaaaaatgtgCACGGAAAGAAATATTTTCCCTGTGTTAATATCAGCAGGCAAATAATCCATTTTCAGTTATCTCAAGGAAGCTACGCTTCCTTTTAGTTTAAACTCCCTTCAAaatgagggaaataatagatgagagaaataaagaattgtggaaaatatttttatttgcattttttcCATGAAGAATGATTGGGCAGAGTAGGCCAGGCCTGTCAACAACATTTTTGCTTAATTTTTATTTCCTCCAAAATACAATCAAATCCCATCAAAGTATCATCTTCATAAACACCTTGATTATTGGAGTACTTGCAGTACAGGGGATACAGTGGTTACTCATACATCTTCACTGACTGAAGACTGGGGAGAACACTGGTCCAGAAATGCACAAAGCGCATTCTCATCTTCTGCCTCACATTGTCTTTGTTCATTTTGGCGTTGATCTCCAGAAACTGGTGTCCGCTGGTGGTGAACTTGGGCCAGGTTGTTGGCACTTTCAGTCCTTTATTGGGGTCTCTGTTCGGGAACACCATCAGAAAAGCAGGTTTCATTAACATTGAAGGACTTATTCTGATATGGCAGGCAGTCATAATTTCTGCATAATATTAATGTTAAAATATAAATCAAACATTTGACCTCCATTGAAAGTCACTTTCTCTTAATATACTTTCCATCAATATAATGGTAATTCACGTTACACTTAATAAGAACATTTGTGACGTAATTATTGTATCATCAGCATACGGCCGAAACGCTCACTGAACAATATACTTCTATTTTGAAAGCATTTAAAGTAGTATTAGAatgttttgtaaataaaattatcATTATCATGTCTAAATATACAGAATATCAATATAAAGATAATTGACTTtgcagttgaaaaaaaaaacacttttcacccctcccactccctgaACTTTCCAAGCCACCCTCAAAATGCAAGGCTTGCTGAAAAAACATTGAACTCGATTTCTCTACGGTGCTGCAGAGTCAGGGCGATTGACCTAGATCCTTGTAGCGCTAAATTAAGTATATAAGGCTGTCTACAAGAACGTGCTTTTTAgagaacattaaaaaaatgttttgcataTTGTTACTGTAACAGGAAAACACCCATGAATCAATTAATAATTGTAACCAGCATACAGCATAAACACTGATTGATTTTACCCGGTCTTGGCAAAGTTGGTCCAGTAGGCAATCATGTAGCCAGAAAGGTTACGGTGGCTAGGCCAGTAGCCCAGCCAACTGCTGAAGGGTTTCCCAAACACGAACTGCAGGTCGTCAGTATGGTCTGCTCCCATCCAGCTGGGGTAAGGTTTAGCCAGACCGCCCAGGCGGTTGGGCTCTGAGAACAGGTAGGAGTAGGTACGGCCAGACCTACAATAAAATAGGAGATTTCCTTTATAATTCGTTTTCATCTAATCAtcaaaacaattatttatttaaatgtattcaagTTTTGCTCCTCAGGTTACATCAACACCAATCCCCAACCCCTACCCCTTTCCCACCCTACCATCCCCAGCAACAGCTTTGAGGGGTGCccatcaatattgtaaataagaaaaaaaagaaaaaggttaTATCAAAAATAAGAtaaaaattaatgaaaaaaatagTTTTGCTCACTTGGCGTGGGAGGCGTGGAGATAGAGAGCAGCCTGGGTGGGGATCAGGAAGATGTAGTCCGTTCCGATGTCCACTACCGTCCTCTTCACCGTCTCCTTGCTAGGATTGGCTCCCCAGCCGGTGCTGTACTGAGAGAAGGCAGCCTCCTGACCCGCCTTCCCCTTGACTTTGGTGTAGGCGCCCAGAAGGGCCCTCAAATCCTCCCTACAGAGACACAATGTTGGGGATGAGACCTACCACCCATCTCACTGTCTTCGATATCAAACTGTGGGTTGCCTGTGATCCATTAGTGGGTTGCAGGGTGGCCTTTTCTACATGTCTTATATCTTGTATCATTTTAACATTAACATGATTGAAGCTTGAAAAGAATAATCTTGTATTGATGCACAATACATTTTGAGCATTTATCAGCTTGTATACCATGCACATTCTGATAACTGCTAACTTCAAGTTAAATTCGATATTTTGCCACAACAGGCTAACTCTCACTCAAGCTTGAATCCTACTAGCTTGAGTCCTACTAGCTTGAGTTTGAATAGCTTGAGTCCTATTAGCTTGTCGCTGGCGGAGGTCCTGCGAGCTTGGTTCCACCTCCAGATGTGGATACATGTGATGACCATACTCACACTTTGGTGTCCACCAGCGGGCGGTTGATGGAGGGAATGTCCAGTCCCGTGAAGAGGTGCCCGTCCATGTTGTTGACACCAGCGAGGTAATCAATGTCAGCAGTGTTGTTGAACAAGTTACCGGGGTCATCTGGGAGGAAGTCCCCATCGATGCTGGCTGCCAGGACCAGGTTGTTCAATAGTGGACCTGGTCGAATGGACAAGAGAGAGCCATTGTAAATAATGTTTGGCCGACCCACTTCATGTATTACCTATAAGAGACGTGCTTGTTAGCCTCAGACATGGTTGCAATGACAATGGTGGACTTTGGTGAAaatgattgatttatttttcctttaaaAATTACAGAAAAGGTAAGAAACAATGCAACATGAGGAACTTCGGCAGTATATATTAATAGATACATTTCCGATTCATGCAGAACACATTTGATCAATTAtattaattgactgcactttaaaGTTGAACACAACTACATTACAATATGTAGTGTGCAGCTGCAGACATTTTGTAAACTCTGCTTTAACAAAACCCAGCGGTAGACATCCGGTTGATAGTCGATGGGGATACTCACTGTCAGGGGAACTGGTATAGGGCATGTTACCAGCCATGGTGAGGGCCACCGGATCCGTCATCTTCAGACATGACGCCATTGTTTCATCAGTAGGGCAATTGACCTTCCGAGCCACCTATAGGGGAAAGAGTGATACTATT
This Gadus macrocephalus chromosome 19, ASM3116895v1 DNA region includes the following protein-coding sequences:
- the LOC132447386 gene encoding bile salt-activated lipase-like produces the protein MMMKTLGVLIVIALSWGAASAESLGTVFTEGGLVEGTNIRLGYRRHMDVFKGIPFAAIPGRFEKPRRHPGWDGVLKATEFMKRCLQLNLLQTGTRGSEDCLYLNIWVPHGREVSTGLPVMVWIYGGGFLVGGSMGANFLDNYLYSGQEIADRGDVIVVTIGYRVGTLGYLSTGDSSLPGNYGMWDQQAAIAWVHRNIRSFGGDPDNVTLFGESAGGASVSLQTLSPHNKGLFKRAISQSGVALCPWAVNRNPRPVAESVARKVNCPTDETMASCLKMTDPVALTMAGNMPYTSSPDSPLLNNLVLAASIDGDFLPDDPGNLFNNTADIDYLAGVNNMDGHLFTGLDIPSINRPLVDTKVEDLRALLGAYTKVKGKAGQEAAFSQYSTGWGANPSKETVKRTVVDIGTDYIFLIPTQAALYLHASHAKSGRTYSYLFSEPNRLGGLAKPYPSWMGADHTDDLQFVFGKPFSSWLGYWPSHRNLSGYMIAYWTNFAKTGDPNKGLKVPTTWPKFTTSGHQFLEINAKMNKDNVRQKMRMRFVHFWTSVLPSLQSVKMYE